One Stenotrophomonas oahuensis genomic region harbors:
- the trpB gene encoding tryptophan synthase subunit beta → MSASPTPVTDFHAYPDANGHFGRYGGSFVAETLIGPLQELAAAYDQARQDPSFIAAYDKDLTHYVGRPSPIYHAERLSQQVGGAQILLKREDLNHTGAHKINNTIGQALLAARMGKKRIIAETGAGQHGVASATVAARLGLECVVYMGATDIERQKINVYRMKLLGATVVPVTSGSATLKDALNEAMRDWVTNVRDTFYIIGTVAGPDPYPRMVRDFNAIVGREARAQMLNDYGRLPDAITACVGGGSNAIGLFHAFLNDRDVRIVGAEAAGDGIETGRHAASIAAGRPGVLHGNRTYVICDDDGQIIETHSVSAGLDYPGVGPEHAFLADTGRAQYVGVTDEEALAAFHQLAHSEGILAALESSHAVAQAIKLARELPKDKLVLCNLSGRGDKDVHTIAAREGLVL, encoded by the coding sequence ATGTCCGCATCCCCAACGCCTGTCACCGATTTCCACGCCTACCCGGACGCCAACGGCCATTTCGGTCGGTACGGCGGCAGCTTCGTCGCTGAAACCCTGATCGGGCCGCTGCAGGAACTGGCCGCCGCCTACGACCAGGCACGCCAGGATCCCAGCTTCATCGCCGCCTACGACAAGGACCTGACCCACTACGTGGGCCGGCCCAGCCCGATCTACCACGCCGAGCGGCTCAGCCAGCAGGTCGGCGGTGCGCAGATCCTGCTCAAGCGCGAAGACCTGAACCACACCGGCGCGCACAAGATCAACAACACCATCGGCCAGGCCCTGCTGGCCGCGCGGATGGGCAAGAAGCGCATCATTGCCGAGACCGGTGCCGGCCAGCACGGCGTTGCCAGTGCCACCGTCGCCGCGCGCCTGGGCCTGGAATGCGTGGTTTACATGGGGGCCACCGACATCGAGCGGCAGAAGATCAACGTCTACCGCATGAAGCTGCTCGGTGCGACGGTAGTGCCGGTCACCTCCGGCTCGGCCACGCTGAAGGACGCGCTCAACGAAGCCATGCGCGACTGGGTCACCAACGTGCGCGACACCTTCTACATCATCGGCACGGTGGCCGGCCCGGACCCGTACCCGCGCATGGTGCGTGACTTCAACGCCATCGTCGGCCGCGAAGCGCGTGCGCAGATGCTCAACGATTACGGCCGTCTGCCCGACGCCATCACCGCCTGCGTCGGCGGTGGCAGCAACGCCATCGGGCTGTTCCATGCCTTCCTCAACGACCGCGACGTGCGCATTGTCGGCGCTGAAGCCGCAGGCGACGGCATCGAAACCGGTCGCCACGCCGCATCCATCGCGGCCGGCCGCCCGGGCGTGCTGCATGGCAACCGCACCTATGTGATCTGCGACGACGACGGCCAGATCATCGAAACCCATTCGGTGTCCGCGGGCCTGGATTACCCGGGTGTGGGCCCGGAGCATGCGTTCCTGGCCGATACCGGTCGCGCCCAGTACGTCGGCGTCACCGACGAGGAAGCGCTGGCCGCGTTCCACCAGCTGGCGCACAGCGAAGGCATCCTCGCCGCGTTGGAGTCCAGCCATGCAGTGGCGCAGGCGATCAAACTGGCGCGCGAGCTGCCCAAAGACAAGCTGGTGCTGTGCAACCTGTCTGGCCGTGGCGACAAGGACGTGCATACCATCGCCGCCCGCGAAGGCCTGGTGCTGTGA
- the glmM gene encoding phosphoglucosamine mutase — MGARKYFGTDGIRGRVGEGVISADFVLRLGNALGRVLTERNGHRPGHRPVVVIGKDTRISGYMFEAALEAGLVAAGADVQLLGPMPTPAVAFLTRTLGADAGIVISASHNPHYDNGIKFFSADGEKLDDATELALEAALDSEFTTAESDRLGKAARARDAVGRYIEFCKASVPRKFDLRGLKIVLDCAHGATYHIAPLLFRELGAEVTAIGAEPNGVNINDGVGSMHIDNLAAKVREVGADLGIAFDGDGDRVLMADDQGNPVDGDDLLYVLAASWQRNGRLRGPVVGTLMTNFGLEQALERLGLPFVRSNVGDRYVHQALVEGGGVLGGEASGHLLCLDRATTGDAIVSALQVLEVLRREGKTLRAALSDITKVPQKTVNVRLAGVSAKAIVQSEGVQSALADAQQAVKGRGRAFLRPSGTEPVVRVTVEADSAELMQATLDSLSGAVKAAAAS, encoded by the coding sequence ATGGGGGCGCGCAAGTATTTCGGCACCGACGGCATTCGCGGTCGGGTCGGCGAGGGCGTCATTTCCGCCGATTTCGTGCTGCGCCTGGGTAACGCGCTGGGTCGCGTGCTGACCGAGCGCAACGGTCACCGTCCGGGCCATCGCCCGGTGGTGGTGATCGGCAAGGACACGCGTATCTCTGGCTACATGTTTGAAGCGGCACTCGAAGCCGGGCTGGTCGCGGCGGGTGCCGACGTGCAGCTGCTGGGCCCGATGCCGACCCCGGCTGTGGCGTTCCTGACCCGCACCCTGGGTGCGGACGCAGGCATTGTGATCAGCGCGTCGCACAACCCGCATTACGACAACGGCATCAAGTTCTTCTCGGCCGATGGCGAAAAGCTGGACGATGCAACCGAGCTGGCGCTGGAAGCGGCGCTGGACAGCGAGTTCACCACCGCCGAATCCGACCGTCTGGGCAAGGCGGCCCGCGCGCGTGATGCGGTCGGCCGTTACATCGAGTTCTGCAAGGCCAGCGTGCCGCGCAAGTTCGACCTGCGCGGCCTGAAGATCGTGCTCGACTGTGCGCACGGTGCGACGTACCACATCGCGCCGCTGCTGTTCCGCGAGCTGGGTGCAGAGGTCACCGCTATCGGTGCTGAGCCCAACGGCGTGAACATCAACGACGGCGTGGGGTCGATGCACATCGACAATCTGGCGGCGAAGGTGCGCGAAGTGGGGGCGGACCTGGGCATTGCGTTCGACGGCGACGGCGACCGCGTGCTGATGGCCGATGACCAGGGCAACCCGGTGGACGGGGACGACCTGCTGTATGTGCTGGCCGCTTCCTGGCAGCGCAACGGCCGTCTGCGTGGCCCGGTGGTGGGCACGCTGATGACCAACTTCGGCCTGGAACAGGCGCTGGAGCGCCTGGGCCTGCCGTTCGTGCGCAGCAACGTGGGCGACCGCTATGTGCATCAGGCACTGGTGGAAGGTGGTGGTGTGCTCGGCGGTGAAGCCTCTGGCCACCTGCTGTGCCTGGACCGTGCAACCACGGGCGACGCCATCGTCAGCGCACTGCAGGTATTGGAAGTGCTGCGTCGCGAGGGCAAGACCCTGCGCGCTGCGTTGTCCGACATCACCAAGGTGCCGCAGAAGACGGTCAACGTGCGTCTGGCCGGCGTGTCAGCCAAGGCGATCGTGCAGTCCGAAGGCGTGCAGTCGGCCCTGGCCGACGCGCAGCAGGCGGTCAAAGGCCGCGGCCGCGCCTTCCTGCGCCCCTCCGGCACCGAGCCGGTGGTCCGCGTCACCGTCGAGGCCGACAGCGCCGAGCTGATGCAGGCCACGCTGGACAGCCTCTCCGGCGCGGTAAAAGCTGCAGCCGCCTCCTGA
- the accD gene encoding acetyl-CoA carboxylase, carboxyltransferase subunit beta, with product MSWLTKLMPSGIRTDNVPSKKRSVPEGLWEKCSNCNSALYGPELEENLEVCPKCGHHMAIRARARLASLFDADSTTEIAARLGPTDLLKFKDQKKYGERIKASQKNTGEYDALIAMQGLLKGRPLVASAFDFAFMGGSMGSVVGERFALAAEKALEIGAPYVCFSASGGARMQEGLFSLMQMAKTSAALGRLRDAGLPYISVLTHPTTGGVSASFAMLGDINIAEPQALIGFAGPRVIEQTVREKLPEGFQRSEFLLEHGAIDQICDRREMRDRLADLLAMLGRQSPADAA from the coding sequence ATGAGTTGGCTGACCAAACTGATGCCGTCGGGCATCCGCACCGACAATGTTCCCAGCAAGAAGCGCAGCGTCCCCGAGGGCCTGTGGGAAAAGTGCAGCAACTGCAACAGCGCGCTGTACGGCCCGGAGCTGGAAGAAAACCTGGAAGTCTGCCCGAAGTGCGGCCACCACATGGCGATCCGCGCACGCGCGCGCCTGGCCTCGCTGTTCGACGCCGACAGCACCACTGAGATCGCCGCCCGCCTGGGGCCGACCGACCTTCTGAAGTTCAAGGACCAGAAGAAATACGGCGAACGTATCAAGGCCTCGCAGAAGAACACCGGCGAGTACGACGCGCTGATCGCCATGCAGGGCCTGCTGAAGGGCCGTCCGCTGGTCGCCTCGGCGTTCGACTTCGCCTTCATGGGCGGTTCGATGGGTTCTGTGGTCGGCGAGCGCTTTGCGCTGGCCGCTGAGAAGGCGCTGGAAATCGGTGCGCCTTACGTCTGCTTCTCCGCCAGTGGCGGCGCGCGCATGCAGGAAGGCCTGTTCTCGCTGATGCAGATGGCCAAGACCTCCGCTGCGCTGGGGCGCCTGCGCGACGCTGGCCTGCCGTACATCTCGGTGCTGACCCATCCGACCACCGGTGGCGTGTCGGCCTCGTTCGCGATGCTGGGCGACATCAACATTGCCGAGCCGCAGGCGCTGATCGGCTTCGCCGGTCCGCGCGTGATCGAGCAGACCGTGCGTGAAAAGCTGCCGGAAGGCTTCCAGCGCTCCGAGTTCCTGCTGGAGCACGGCGCGATCGACCAGATCTGCGACCGCCGCGAAATGCGCGATCGTCTGGCCGACCTGCTGGCCATGCTGGGCCGTCAGTCGCCGGCGGACGCTGCCTGA
- a CDS encoding glycosyltransferase family 4 protein — MNTPLNRRPLKILHTEAAKGFGGQEIYIYRHMLAMRERGHDVSLLCQPGSRLGDIARDAGFTVHSLKMGGLLRLVRGVWSVSRLVRRQRYDVVNTTSRRDALIAAAGARLAHAPLVVRSRHLMSPVNSLLTYTGLPHRVLTVSSFVKQMLVTRGVADAHVGIVPPIAVPMQWTEDDGSDAWQCLQNTRAEVRRELGFTDDQVVVGCVAVLREPKGHIDLLRAIAPLCRQHPQLQLVVVGDGQPMMDRLKSLRAELGIESQVHLLGYRMGACRLMTGFDIFALATHKEAAGTVFLEAAYVGVPIVATRVGGVPEMVVEGSNALLAPLGDSAALTTALQALVEDPARRQKMGRAGWDWMRNAHRFTPTGHTEATEHYYHQWLKELGHGKR; from the coding sequence ATGAACACACCCCTCAATCGCAGACCCTTGAAGATTCTGCACACCGAAGCCGCCAAGGGATTTGGCGGCCAGGAAATCTATATCTACCGCCACATGCTGGCGATGCGCGAGCGTGGCCACGATGTCTCGCTGCTGTGCCAGCCGGGTTCACGCCTGGGCGATATCGCGCGCGATGCCGGCTTCACCGTGCATTCGCTGAAGATGGGTGGGCTGCTGCGCCTGGTGCGCGGGGTCTGGTCGGTCTCACGACTGGTGCGCCGCCAGCGCTACGACGTGGTCAACACCACCAGCCGCCGTGATGCATTGATCGCCGCCGCCGGCGCTCGATTGGCGCATGCGCCGCTGGTGGTGCGTTCGCGCCACCTGATGAGCCCGGTCAACTCGCTGCTGACCTATACCGGACTGCCACACCGGGTGCTGACGGTGAGCAGCTTCGTGAAGCAGATGCTGGTCACGCGCGGCGTGGCGGATGCGCATGTGGGCATCGTGCCGCCGATCGCGGTCCCCATGCAGTGGACCGAGGATGACGGCAGCGACGCGTGGCAGTGCCTGCAGAACACCCGCGCCGAGGTCCGCCGTGAGCTGGGCTTTACCGACGACCAGGTGGTGGTGGGCTGCGTGGCGGTGCTGCGTGAGCCGAAAGGCCACATCGACCTGCTGCGCGCCATCGCTCCGCTGTGCCGGCAGCATCCGCAGCTGCAACTGGTGGTGGTGGGCGATGGCCAACCGATGATGGACCGGCTGAAGTCGCTGCGCGCGGAGCTGGGGATCGAATCGCAGGTGCACCTGCTGGGCTACCGGATGGGTGCGTGCCGGCTGATGACCGGTTTTGACATCTTCGCGCTGGCCACGCACAAGGAAGCGGCCGGCACGGTATTTCTGGAAGCGGCCTACGTTGGCGTGCCGATCGTGGCGACACGGGTGGGCGGTGTGCCGGAAATGGTAGTGGAAGGCAGCAATGCGCTGCTGGCCCCGCTGGGCGACAGCGCGGCGCTGACCACGGCGCTGCAGGCGCTGGTAGAGGATCCGGCGCGTCGGCAGAAGATGGGGCGAGCAGGCTGGGACTGGATGCGCAACGCGCACCGGTTCACTCCGACGGGGCACACCGAGGCCACCGAGCACTATTATCACCAGTGGCTGAAGGAGCTGGGACATGGCAAACGCTAG
- a CDS encoding polysaccharide deacetylase family protein, whose amino-acid sequence MANARTVPVLMHHHVSPSPGMITVSPENFESQIAWLARNGWTSLTLAQYADFLAGKPVPRKSIVITFDDGYLDNWVYAHPILKKYNMHAVVFVVTGWMGEGPIRPHAGEPGAVLPATPDHRGCEAAILRENRHDEVMMRWSEARAMIAEGTFEVHCHTHTHTRWMKQDISRDEKRAGIRGDLSRAREVLQEKLGEASDTLCWPYGDFDEDYLPIAREQGFRYLHTTHPFGRNVVGGNPEHIYRFAIRNRPASWLRKRIAWSYHPLIAPVFNRFKARQKKMAPGP is encoded by the coding sequence ATGGCAAACGCTAGAACGGTACCGGTGCTGATGCACCACCATGTATCGCCTTCGCCGGGGATGATCACGGTGTCGCCGGAAAACTTCGAAAGCCAGATTGCGTGGCTGGCGCGCAACGGATGGACGTCGTTGACGCTGGCGCAGTACGCGGACTTCCTGGCGGGCAAGCCGGTACCGCGCAAGTCGATTGTGATCACCTTCGACGATGGCTACCTGGACAACTGGGTGTACGCGCACCCGATCCTGAAGAAGTACAACATGCACGCGGTGGTGTTCGTGGTGACGGGCTGGATGGGCGAAGGCCCGATCCGCCCGCACGCGGGCGAGCCGGGTGCGGTGCTGCCGGCAACACCGGACCATCGCGGCTGCGAGGCGGCGATCCTGCGCGAGAACCGCCACGACGAGGTGATGATGCGCTGGAGCGAGGCCCGGGCGATGATTGCCGAGGGCACGTTCGAGGTGCATTGCCACACGCACACGCACACGCGCTGGATGAAACAGGACATCAGCCGCGACGAGAAGCGCGCGGGCATCCGCGGTGATCTGTCGCGCGCGCGCGAGGTGCTGCAGGAGAAGCTGGGCGAGGCCTCGGACACGCTGTGCTGGCCCTACGGCGACTTCGACGAGGATTACCTGCCAATCGCCCGCGAGCAGGGCTTCCGCTACCTGCACACAACGCATCCGTTCGGTCGCAACGTGGTCGGCGGCAATCCCGAGCACATCTACCGCTTCGCGATCCGCAACCGCCCGGCCAGCTGGCTGCGCAAGCGCATCGCCTGGAGCTACCACCCTCTGATCGCCCCGGTGTTCAACCGGTTCAAGGCGCGCCAGAAGAAGATGGCTCCCGGGCCCTGA
- a CDS encoding DUF3413 domain-containing protein, translating into MDDSLSAVPLPRSHRWQRLGWLTLFTALNACVAIAIVLGNTPLQDNPGGTLGLGYLALALPGHFLFFGALVSLLPLAIGLWPRSPRPLLISAVVLQGLWLCLLLVDAKVFELYRFHLNAMVLNMVFGGALQDQVALSWQTWLQVGGVLLAVAAAEALFAWACWKLLLGRLRRRPVLLAWTAGAALMLTGQIATAYYDALGERAVTSQWAYLPWAQPITAKRHMHKLGVRSAPQANLPDPRMSQLEYPLQPLRCQSHTRPNVLVVVLESLRHDALDATTMPNAWALAQKSETFDRHYSSGNATRYGLFGLLYGLPGGYWQSMLSEQRGSLLFQVLGQQGYNLHLYGSAPLYSPEFDRTVFAQVRDQLHMAPSELPVAARDRHIVEAMQSDMLKPTNSPWFGFVFLDSTHAPYHLPADYPPLATPMAQQINFLALDKDHDPTPELNRYRTAVHYADSLIGQLLQTLRDSGQADNTIVLITGDHAEEFNDLGLNYWGHNGNFSDYQMQVPFVLHWPGRDVQAHATTSSHEDWVPTLMRHGLGCENALADFSTGHDLFEEQRPNRPVLVESWSQRGIRDGDNTYVFDKFGNATALDRHYLPLPDQEPDPAAVKAAWDALTHFRKH; encoded by the coding sequence ATGGACGATTCGCTTTCCGCCGTTCCCCTGCCCCGCAGCCATCGCTGGCAGCGCCTCGGCTGGCTGACCCTGTTCACCGCCCTCAACGCCTGTGTGGCCATCGCCATCGTGCTTGGCAACACCCCGTTGCAGGACAATCCCGGCGGCACGCTGGGGCTGGGCTACCTGGCACTTGCCCTGCCCGGCCACTTCCTGTTCTTCGGCGCACTGGTCTCGCTGCTGCCGCTGGCCATCGGCTTATGGCCGCGCTCGCCGCGCCCGCTGCTGATCAGCGCGGTGGTACTGCAGGGGCTGTGGCTGTGCCTGCTGCTGGTGGACGCCAAGGTGTTCGAGCTGTACCGCTTCCACCTCAATGCCATGGTGCTGAACATGGTCTTCGGCGGTGCGCTGCAGGACCAGGTCGCGCTGTCCTGGCAGACCTGGCTGCAGGTGGGCGGCGTGCTGCTGGCCGTGGCCGCTGCCGAGGCCCTGTTCGCCTGGGCCTGCTGGAAGCTGCTGCTGGGTCGCCTGCGCCGCCGGCCGGTGCTGCTGGCCTGGACCGCCGGTGCCGCGCTGATGCTGACCGGCCAGATCGCCACCGCTTACTACGATGCACTCGGCGAACGCGCCGTTACCAGCCAGTGGGCCTACCTGCCCTGGGCACAGCCCATCACCGCCAAGCGCCACATGCACAAGCTGGGGGTGCGCAGCGCGCCACAGGCCAACCTGCCCGATCCGCGCATGAGCCAGCTGGAGTACCCGCTGCAGCCGCTGCGCTGCCAGAGCCACACCCGTCCCAACGTGCTGGTGGTGGTGCTGGAATCGCTGCGCCACGACGCGCTGGATGCCACCACCATGCCCAACGCCTGGGCGCTGGCCCAGAAGTCGGAAACATTCGACCGCCACTACAGCAGCGGCAACGCCACGCGCTATGGTCTGTTCGGCCTGCTCTACGGCCTGCCCGGCGGCTACTGGCAAAGCATGCTGAGTGAACAGCGCGGTTCACTGCTGTTCCAGGTGCTGGGCCAGCAGGGCTACAACCTGCACCTGTATGGCAGCGCCCCGCTGTACAGCCCCGAATTCGACCGCACCGTGTTCGCACAGGTCCGCGACCAGCTGCACATGGCTCCATCGGAGCTGCCGGTAGCCGCGCGCGACCGTCACATTGTCGAAGCGATGCAGAGCGATATGCTGAAGCCCACGAACTCCCCCTGGTTCGGCTTCGTGTTCCTGGACAGCACCCACGCTCCGTATCACCTGCCGGCGGACTATCCGCCGCTGGCCACGCCGATGGCGCAGCAGATCAACTTCCTGGCGCTGGACAAGGACCATGACCCCACGCCCGAGCTGAACCGGTACCGCACGGCCGTGCACTACGCCGACAGCCTGATCGGGCAGCTGCTGCAGACCCTGCGCGACAGCGGGCAGGCCGACAATACGATCGTGTTGATCACCGGTGACCACGCCGAGGAGTTCAACGACCTGGGTCTGAACTACTGGGGCCACAACGGCAACTTCTCCGATTATCAGATGCAGGTACCGTTCGTACTGCACTGGCCGGGCCGCGACGTGCAGGCCCATGCCACCACCAGCAGCCATGAGGACTGGGTGCCCACGCTGATGCGCCATGGCCTGGGCTGCGAGAACGCACTGGCCGACTTCAGCACCGGGCACGATCTGTTCGAGGAACAGCGCCCCAATCGCCCCGTGCTGGTGGAGAGCTGGTCGCAGCGTGGTATCCGCGACGGCGACAACACCTACGTGTTCGACAAGTTCGGCAACGCCACCGCACTGGACCGCCATTACCTGCCCCTGCCCGACCAGGAACCTGACCCCGCTGCGGTAAAGGCCGCGTGGGACGCATTGACGCATTTCCGCAAGCATTGA
- the trpA gene encoding tryptophan synthase subunit alpha produces MSVDRIDACFARLRATGRKALIPFVTAGDPGLDATVPVMHALAAAGADVIELGVPFSDPMADGPTIQRSSERALARGAGLTYVLDAVREFRRDDATTPVVLMGYLNPIEIRGTECFAQDAISAGVDGVLLVDLPPEEAEETLAIFEQAGLALILLASPTTADARLDQLSAMARGYLYYVSFAGVTGASDRLDSDAAGARLRTLRGRSSVPVIAGFGIKDAASAAAMAKEADGVVVGSALVAALAEADGPDAAAAVAKTFLEPLRKALDGAA; encoded by the coding sequence ATGTCCGTTGACCGTATTGATGCCTGTTTTGCCCGCCTGCGCGCCACTGGCCGCAAGGCGCTGATTCCCTTCGTCACCGCTGGTGATCCCGGTCTGGACGCGACCGTGCCGGTGATGCACGCGCTGGCCGCCGCCGGTGCCGATGTAATCGAGCTCGGCGTGCCGTTCTCCGACCCGATGGCCGACGGCCCCACCATCCAGCGCAGTTCCGAGCGCGCGCTGGCGCGGGGGGCGGGTTTGACCTATGTGCTGGATGCCGTGCGCGAGTTCCGCCGTGATGACGCGACCACGCCGGTGGTATTGATGGGTTACCTGAATCCGATCGAGATCCGCGGGACCGAGTGCTTCGCCCAAGACGCGATCAGCGCCGGGGTGGATGGCGTGCTGCTGGTGGATCTGCCGCCGGAAGAAGCGGAAGAAACCCTGGCCATCTTTGAGCAGGCTGGCTTGGCCTTGATCCTGCTGGCTTCGCCGACCACCGCGGATGCCCGTCTGGACCAGCTCTCAGCAATGGCGCGTGGCTACCTGTATTACGTGAGCTTTGCCGGCGTGACGGGTGCCTCTGATCGCCTCGACAGCGATGCCGCCGGTGCCCGTTTGCGCACCCTGCGCGGGCGTTCGTCGGTGCCGGTGATAGCCGGCTTCGGCATCAAGGATGCGGCCAGTGCGGCGGCGATGGCCAAGGAAGCCGACGGCGTGGTGGTCGGCAGCGCGTTGGTGGCGGCGTTGGCGGAGGCCGATGGCCCGGACGCCGCAGCTGCGGTAGCAAAGACGTTCCTTGAACCCCTCCGCAAGGCGCTGGACGGTGCCGCCTGA
- a CDS encoding isopenicillin N synthase family dioxygenase: MSQIPTLDITRFDSDRDAFVAELGAAYREWGFAGIRNHGIPQADIDAAYDVFKAFFALPEETKLKYHVPGTGGARGYTPFGVETAKGSKHFDLKEFWHIGREIPDDSKYRDVMAPNLWPTEVPGFRERGYGLYQALDNLGSRVLSALALHIGLPIDFFADKTNNGNSILRPIHYPPITADDIPNVRAGAHGDINFITLLVGASAAGLEVQAHDGKWVPFTSDADTIVVNIGDMLQRLTNHVYPSTIHRVVNPPGEQARQPRYSVPFFLHPNPDFLIDVLPTCITPDNPSRYPEAITAHGFLEERLREIKLK; this comes from the coding sequence GTGAGCCAGATCCCGACCCTCGACATCACCCGTTTCGACAGTGACCGTGACGCCTTCGTCGCGGAGCTGGGCGCGGCCTACCGTGAATGGGGGTTCGCGGGCATCCGCAACCATGGCATCCCGCAGGCGGACATCGACGCGGCCTACGACGTTTTCAAGGCGTTCTTCGCGCTGCCGGAAGAGACCAAGCTGAAGTACCACGTGCCGGGCACCGGCGGTGCACGCGGCTACACCCCGTTCGGGGTGGAGACGGCGAAGGGCTCCAAGCACTTCGACCTGAAGGAGTTCTGGCATATCGGCCGTGAGATCCCAGACGACTCCAAGTACCGCGACGTGATGGCCCCGAACCTGTGGCCGACCGAGGTGCCGGGCTTCCGTGAGCGCGGCTACGGTCTGTACCAGGCACTGGACAACCTGGGTTCGCGGGTGCTGTCGGCACTGGCGCTGCACATCGGCCTGCCCATCGACTTCTTCGCGGACAAAACCAACAACGGCAATTCGATCCTGCGTCCGATCCACTACCCGCCGATCACCGCCGACGACATCCCGAACGTGCGTGCGGGCGCGCACGGCGACATCAACTTCATCACCCTGCTGGTGGGCGCAAGCGCGGCCGGCCTGGAAGTGCAGGCGCACGACGGCAAGTGGGTGCCCTTCACCTCGGACGCGGACACCATCGTGGTCAACATCGGCGACATGCTGCAGCGCCTGACCAACCACGTGTATCCGTCGACCATCCACCGCGTGGTCAACCCCCCGGGCGAACAGGCACGCCAGCCGCGCTACTCGGTGCCGTTCTTCCTGCACCCGAACCCGGACTTCCTGATCGACGTGCTGCCGACCTGCATTACCCCGGACAACCCCAGTCGCTACCCTGAAGCCATCACCGCCCACGGCTTCCTGGAAGAACGCCTGCGCGAGATCAAGCTGAAGTAA
- a CDS encoding LysR family transcriptional regulator: protein MSDTPLPSLNALRSFEATARLGGVGRAAQELHVTHGAISRQLRLLEEQLGFALFERAGRGLRLTAAGETLQAACAGAFGQIREAVSGLQRRQRPEALVLGCSGSILARWMIPRLQQLQADLPQLPLHWSAQDGSFTADQQTLDAVLLLAHAPWPSGWRVRELAPERVGVVVSPQHPAAARLRGHPPSVLLGEPLLHTTSRPQAWPDWALSHGLEPAQLVMGTGFDHLYYLLEAAVAGLGVAIAPEPLVADELAAGRLLAPWGFGATGGFWVLAAPEGAVDARVDVLAEWLGAQLG, encoded by the coding sequence ATGAGTGACACCCCCCTGCCCTCGCTCAACGCCCTGCGCAGCTTTGAAGCCACCGCGCGGCTGGGCGGTGTTGGCCGGGCGGCGCAGGAGCTGCATGTGACCCACGGGGCCATCAGCCGGCAGCTGCGGCTGCTGGAGGAGCAGTTGGGGTTTGCGCTGTTCGAGCGCGCCGGACGCGGACTGCGCCTGACCGCCGCAGGGGAAACCCTGCAGGCCGCCTGCGCCGGGGCATTCGGGCAGATCCGCGAGGCGGTGAGCGGGTTGCAGCGCCGGCAGCGGCCGGAAGCGCTGGTGCTGGGCTGCAGCGGCAGCATCCTGGCGCGCTGGATGATTCCGCGCCTGCAGCAGTTGCAGGCTGACCTGCCACAGCTGCCGCTGCACTGGTCGGCGCAGGATGGCAGCTTCACGGCGGATCAGCAGACGCTGGATGCGGTGTTGCTGCTGGCGCATGCGCCTTGGCCGTCGGGGTGGCGGGTGCGTGAGTTGGCCCCGGAGCGTGTTGGCGTGGTGGTCAGTCCGCAGCATCCGGCAGCGGCGCGGCTGCGTGGGCATCCGCCTTCCGTGCTGCTGGGTGAGCCATTGCTGCATACGACGTCACGCCCGCAGGCGTGGCCGGACTGGGCGTTGTCGCATGGGTTGGAGCCGGCGCAGCTGGTGATGGGCACCGGGTTTGACCACCTGTATTACCTGCTGGAGGCGGCGGTGGCCGGGCTGGGCGTGGCGATTGCGCCGGAGCCGCTGGTGGCCGATGAGTTGGCGGCCGGGAGGTTGTTGGCCCCGTGGGGGTTCGGGGCGACCGGGGGGTTCTGGGTGTTGGCTGCGCCGGAGGGGGCGGTGGATGCGCGGGTGGATGTTCTTGCGGAGTGGTTGGGTGCGCAGTTGGGGTAG